The Drechmeria coniospora strain ARSEF 6962 chromosome 02, whole genome shotgun sequence genome has a segment encoding these proteins:
- a CDS encoding ATPase, AAA family protein, which yields MGPILVTTMVQGAVKGSSSEKLHPFFLKGAGRDSSAASSADSTLASTQPVTLDGSRQDSLEDGGRRKRRKKTSAKDQDEDDHEASHQAQRRGSEKSGEPLMDDGMTGHQVALDPPSSITDLPTATQTAARLPTPPSTDSSTAMPRIPLGMSNPSDRQSASDTEPGNATPLKQRVLRFNPKTGTLGAPPKPKQERSPSLLVIIRYGRDEEDRKRMGDKVTQILDGKLQILDNPTKKRGGTTCTKSEAPSTKEPITQKSTHPFFSSKPKQPPPEQAGSFPSKDKSSALSTPSTSGEKPKAFAADTPGRPLQFGFKSSGAKLPRAINPMWPAAGMSHVRGDEPCTTNAQRPLHKAETSRKSKGLVTTISLGESILSRLLDHVDLDAVRRSLPTDEDSFAPAPAGLRLPKRRFETGRQLRRRIQRQLSKSVAALSMADDSSHDELSGNPQQTIHPAIRHHYHSLETRLSTLDMSSCEGLSWTAKYCPTTAAQVLQTGKEAAKLKQWLEAMKVLSVDTGGEVASKSKSDGAPKRKRRKNKLDGFVVDSDEEDGELDELSNDDEDDASDESLAAMGVRKSLIQSLGVSAKSSKDQRLKNTVVISGPHGCGKTAAVYAVAKELDFEVFEINPGSRRSGKDILERVGDMTRNHLVRHHRTQSTAAASDDDIDDKVAEEIKSGKQGTVATFFKQKPPAAAGKQGKRREKESPGRGPTSSGLNSQRQSLILLEEADVLYEEDKQFWATVMAMMVQSKRPFVVTCNDENLVPLQSLSLHGIFRFQAPPANLAVDLCLLIAANEGHALGRAAVESLYRSRGNDLRAAISELNYWCQIGVGDRRGGSDWFYSRWPKGSDIDEHGDVVRVVSEGTYLAGMGWIGRDLVATASGRLAMEEEFMHQSWDSWKVDMGDWLALLDLRAPALAASRAPSPSQGRLVALTAYDNFYDSMSAADVCCSGRAFGTMLQEQLDPTLPALPSKTKDDFTIGQTLLEVDMMSSSTLSNAAISMSLKSLGREILGRSMAGLDSTADSSSLRAVDEPKAISLLDSFFRTNRHQLTRLDVAGAFDPIAVSSKAQPSSHLEPSVFDRTMKLILLDIAPWVRGIVAFDDQRMQERKKLSNLLSQGGKTKRMRTTRSAYSALEGGERRLTRKERYFGHGVSTYMVMRTGAKSYPHDYVPERPKEIVAEETMTSSPDSADSPF from the coding sequence ATGGGGCCGATCCTGGTCACCACTATGGTCCAAGGTGCTGTCAAGGGGTCCTCGTCCGAAAAGCTGCACCCTTTCTTCCTAAAGGGGGCCGGCCGCGACTCATCAGCAGCTTCCTCGGCGGACAGCACCCTCGCCAGTACCCAGCCGGTAACACTTGACGGCTCCAGGCAGGATTCCCTCGAGGACGGTGGCCGCAGGAAGCGGCGAAAGAAAACATCCGCAAAAGATCAGGATGAAGATGATCACGAGGCGAGTCATCAGGCCCAGAGGAGAGGGAGCGAAAAGAGCGGAGAGCCTTTGATGGATGATGGCATGACAGGTCATCAGGTAGCCCTCGATCCGCCGTCCTCCATCACAGACCTTCCTACCGCGACACAGACTGCGGCCAGATTGCCGACGCCTCCCTCGACCGATTCCTCGACAGCAATGCCCCGTATCCCTCTCGGGATGAGCAATCCGAGTGACCGACAGTCGGCGAGTGACACGGAGCCGGGGAATGCCACGCCGCTGAAGCAAAGGGTTTTACGATTCAACCCCAAAACGGGGACTCTTGGAGCACCTCCAAAGCCAAAGCAAGAACGTTCTCCGTCGCTGCTTGTGATTATTCGATATGGACGAGATGAAGAAGATCGGAAAAGAATGGGCGATAAAGTCACGCAGATTCTCGACGGCAAACTCCAAATCCTAGACAATCCGACCAAGAAACGTGGAGGAACGACATGTACAAAGTCCGAGGCCCCATCCACGAAAGAACCCATCACCCAGAAAAGCACCCACCCGTTCTTCTCCAGCAAACCGAAACAACCACCTCCAGAACAAGCCGGCTCATTTCCGTCCAAGGACAAATCTTCTGCTCTTTCGACACCGTCAACCTCGGGGGAGAAACCAAAGGCTTTTGCTGCGGATACGCCTGGAAGGCCTTTGCAATTCGGGTTCAAGTCGTCCGGGGCCAAGCTGCCGCGTGCGATCAATCCAATGTGGCCGGCAGCTGGCATGAGCCACGTTCGTGGCGATGAGCCTTGCACGACCAATGCTCAACGCCCATTGCACAAGGCAGAAACGTCGAGGAAGTCCAAAGGGCTGGTGACAACCATTTCCCTAGGGGAGTCCATCCTTTCGCGTCTGCTCGACCATGTAGACCTCGATGCCGTGCGCCGTAGCCTCCCGACAGATGAAGATAGCTTTGCGCCCGCGCCTGCCGGATTGCGGCTTCCAAAACGACGGTTCGAAACCGGGCGACAGCTTCGAAGGAGAATACAACGACAACTCAGCAAATCCGTGGCAGCTCTGTCCATGGCGGATGATTCGAGCCACGACGAGCTCAGCGGCAATCCCCAACAAACGATTCATCCAGCCATACGGCATCATTATCATTCCTTGGAGACCCGCCTATCGACTCTCGACATGTCGAGCTGCGAGGGGCTTTCTTGGACGGCAAAGTACTGCCCCACGACGGCAGCACAGGTCCTGCAGACGGGGAAGGAGGCAGCAAAACTGAAGCAGTGGCTCGAGGCTATGAAAGTGCTTTCGGTTGATACAGGCGGGGAGGTGGCGTCCAAATCTAAATCGGATGGAGCACCGAAGAGGAAGCGGAGGAAGAACAAACTAGATGGGTTTGTTgtcgacagcgacgaggaagatggCGAACTGGACGAGCTCtccaacgacgacgaagacgacgctAGTGACGAGAGCCTGGCTGCGATGGGTGTCAGAAAGTCCCTCATACAGAGTCTTGGTGTTTCCGCCAAAAGCTCCAAGGACCAAAGGCTGAAAAATACGGTTGTGATCAGTGGCCCACACGGCTGTGGCAAGACGGCCGCCGTGTACGCCGTGGCAAAAGAACTCGACTTTGAGGTCTTCGAGATCAACCCCGGAAGCCGCCGAAGCGGCAAGGACATTCTGGAGAGAGTGGGTGATATGACTCGCAACCATCTTGTTCGACATCATCGAACGCAGTCTACAGCTGcggccagcgacgacgacatcgacgacaaggTTGCTGAGGAGATCAAATCAGGGAAGCAGGGCACAGTGGCCACCTTTTTCAAGCAGAaaccgccggcggcggcgggcaagCAAGGCAAGAGGCGAGAAAAGGAGAGTCCCGGCAGGGGCCCGACGAGCTCAGGGTTAAACTCCCAGAGACAGTCACTCATATtgctggaggaggcggaTGTGCTGTACGAAGAGGACAAGCAGTTTTGGGCCACGGTCATGGCGATGATGGTCCAATCCAAGCGTCCATTCGTCGTGACGTGCAACGACGAAAACCTGGTGCCGTTGCAAAGCTTGAGCCTGCATGGGATATTCCGATTCCAAGCTCCCCCGGCGAACTTGGCGGTGGATCTGTGTCTTCTCATCGCCGCGAACGAGGGGCACGCCTTGGGGAGGGCGGCGGTCGAGTCACTGTATCGCTCTCGCGGGAACGACCTCCGAGCCGCAATATCCGAGCTCAACTATTGGTGCCAAATTGGTGTCGGCGATCGCCGAGGTGGCTCGGACTGGTTCTACTCACGATGGCCCAAAGGATCTGACATTgacgagcacggcgatgTAGTGCGCGTCGTGAGCGAGGGTACATACCTTGCGGGCATGGGCTGGATCGGGCGTGACCTGGTCGCAACGGCATCCGGCAGGCTCGCGATGGAGGAGGAATTCATGCACCAGTCTTGGGACTCGTGGAAGGTGGACATGGGCGATTGGCTGGCGTTGCTCGATCTACGAGCTCCCGCGCTGGCGGCTTCGagggcgccctcgccgtcccagGGGCGGCTCGTGGCCTTGACTGCCTATGACAACTTCTACGACAGCATGAGCGCAGCAGATGTCTGCTGCTCCGGTCGGGCCTTTGGCACCATGCTGCAGGAGCAGCTGGAtccgacgctgccggcccTCCCCTCGAAGACCAAGGACGACTTCACCATCGGGCAGACGCTTCTGGAGGTCGACATGATGTCGTCATCCACTTTGTCGAACGCAGCCATCTCGATGTCGTTGAAGTCCCTCGGCCGAGAGATTCTGGGCCGCTCGATGGCAGGCTTGGATTCGACCGCAGACTCGTCGTCACTCCGTGCCGTGGATGAGCCAAAGGCCATCTCCCTGCTGGACTCGTTTTTCCGGACCAACCGCCATCAGCTCACACGGCTCGACGTTGCCGGAGCGTTCGACCCcatcgccgtctcgtccAAAGCTCAACCGAGCAGCCATCTCGAACCGTCGGTGTTTGACCGCACGATGAAGCTCATCCTGCTCGACATAGCGCCGTGGGTACGCGGGATCGTGGCATTTGATGACCAACGGATGCAGGAGCGGAAGAAACTCAGCAACCTTCTCAGCCAAGGGGGCAAGACAAAACGCATGCGGACTACGAGGAGCGCATACTCGGCActcgaaggcggcgagaggagaCTGACGCGCAAGGAGAGGTACTTTGGACACGGCGTCTCGACGTACATGGTGATGCGCACGGGCGCGAAGTCGTACCCTCACGACTATGTTCCCGAGAGGCCGAAGGAGATTGTCGCGGAAGAGACGATGACCAGCAGCCCCGACTCTGCCGACTCGCCGTTTTGA